Below is a window of Camelina sativa cultivar DH55 chromosome 11, Cs, whole genome shotgun sequence DNA.
taaagaAAAGTTTCAATAGTATGGAAAAAAGTTTGAGACTAAACCTAGTGCTGACACAGTATGTTTagttcaaacataaaaaaaccatACTAAATTATTACTGTCTCatcataaattttcaaaacaaaacgtTGCCTATAAAGCATACCAATCCACAAAACTCTTTCACTCATTTAATTTCTCCACTTCACCATCCTCGTCAGTCTTTTCCTCAGTTGTAAACTTCCTGTTATTATAACACAGCCCAGAATTAAGTTTTCATAAACACAGTTTAGAATTAAAGTACATAATTATCTATCTATAATAAAAGTGAATGAATAACAATTACCTTCGGAAACGACTTTTTCCTACTGAAGGCGACTCATTTCAAATTCTGAAACACTTCTTTGAATACGACGTTCATTGTTTCCTTCTGAGGTTTTCCTTCTTTATCTACTATCAAGATCTTCAATCCTTTCTTATTAGTCACTCTTGAAACTGCAACATAAAACTGACCATGTGAAAAACATGGCCTCGGCAAATACAATCCAACATAATCCAAAGACTGTCCCTGACTTTTGTTAatagtcattgcaaaagcaACAACCAAAGGTAATTGTCTTCGCCGTATTTTGAAAGGTAGTTTAGTATCTGAAGGAGTGAGCAATATCCTTGGAATGAGCACTTTGTCACCGACTCTGTCTCCTGTAATCACAATCACTTCCAAAACAAACTCAGCCAATTGTGTGATCTGCAACCTTGTTCCATTCATTAACCCTCCTCTTGGATCTATATTCCTTAACAACATTCATTAACCCTCCTCTTGGATCTGCAACCTTGTTCCATTCATTAACCCTCCTCTTGGATCTCGTTACCTTGTATCTCGAAGGATgacctctaatctctttttGGGTTTGTCATTAAGTTCTGAGGTTTTCATTTCGCCACACGAAACAACCTGTCCCACAACATctaaagaaggaaaaattaTGTTATTCAGGTAATAACATAGAATAGTAATTCAAACCATTAATATATTACTAAACCATATATTAGCTTACCAATTAGAATATTTTCATTCAAACCATCTTCAGCTAGTATGTTATCGAATGAAGCTagatccaaataaaaatcattcgAAACAGAATCACATCGGCTTATGATTGTGGAGTTCATGATGGTCATTTTGTATTGATGCTTTGTTGCCCGGAACATCCCCGTTGATCTTGACAGCTGGAAGTTCTCAATAATTCGCCaatcaccaaaaacaataaGTCTTTGGTGTTTGTTGAATTGCTGCTTCTTAATAGTAGCATGAATAAGGGAACCCtataataacataattaaaaaaacattaaaacattagTTAACTTTCTTGTTTGaagtaaatatgtttataagtTCTAAGGAGACATCAAGAAACTTACTTTAAAATCAGCCAAAATCATTTCTATAGTTTCTCCTGCGTATGTCGTGTATTGTTTCCATGTGTGGACGATCCTGACTCTGATCTTCCATGTTGTCTTGTAGGCTTTGAGATCCGAAACATGTGTGAATCCATTCATCACAGCCATGACTTGCTCGAAGGTAAATTTCTATTCTGCTTCGTATGTTTGATGAGTTTTAAGATTTGCAATGTATTCTAtggtttatatagatatatgaagttgggtttggtttaaagGTAGAATATTCAATGCAATGAATATAAGATATTCtgttgttgatttgattttgggtttaatGCGATATAGTATAATAAGAAGCGGGATTCGatataactatttttgttttaagttttgattgTTGATAGAAGCTCTTAAATAAGTCATTATAAAAGGTAATGAAATCGTAATGGTTGTTGTGATTGTTTGATAGGAGAATATTTTTGATTAACTGTTAATATTTGCAGTTAATGTTTTGATATGATCTTGATATgggattttaatttaagaatTAAAACTGGTTAGTTGCTATAAACAACATTTTCCGAGTAATCAGATTTTTATGGGGCTTTAATGTGAGAGTATTGATATGGTTGTTTCCTAATTCTCTGGTATAAATTAGCATTTTGTATctcatctatactattaatttgcTCACAGGTATATGAGGAAGAATATGTTTGGATACACTTCTATCTTAAACAGGATCCGAATGAGATTCTCCCAAACAGTTATGATCCGCGTCCtatatacaattaaatttacCTTATTgcccttaaattttttttcctcttcttcctttgtttgctcGTAGGGTCAAATTATGGAATTTTTtggcaaagttttttttttctgcttttgtactccccaattaatagtatagaaaATATActttagattaaaaataaaagtaatggGGTAAATTAAGAATACTTTAGATTTTAGAGGGTGTGAAGTTGTAAATCTGAAGAAGCTAAGATTTTACGTTTCTGAACTTGTTATGCTCTCTCCGTCTCCtccgtcgtcgtcttcttcaccaGCTCGCGTAGATACAACCACATAGCATTGTCTTAGTCAAGCGAGACTCAATCGTCTTAGTCAAGCGAGACTCATTCTCGAGTACATGAATTCACCAAGCATTACGAGCTTTACCTTATCCGTCTTCAATCTCTGATTAGGGAACTCGACGATGCTCTCCGATTTGAAATCTTAGATCTGTTCGAAGTTATTCATCTCTCTATTTTGTCGTCTTCCTTCTCTGTTTCTCCGCCGCTGATCAATAACCGTCAGTTCCGTCATCAGATCTCCGATTTTGGTGATGTTCATAAATCATAAGTATTCTCGTTTCCATCACTTGTGGTGTCAATCACAATTGGGCTTGGAGGTCTACGATGATTTTTTATTTGGCATAGTTGACTGTTCTTTTATCAAAAACTGACTTGATGTGGGGAAGAAGGTGACGAGGAAAAGAGAAGATCGGTTGTTGTCGAGACTCGAGAGGATTGGTTTCGAGAAAATTGGCTTGGTTTTGTAGttaattaattgtaattttgggttaaaatcggtttacttttggtttattattgttttagttGGTTAAGATTTATTTGGTACATAATAAACCGATTAAAACCATAGTTTATGGGGATTTAAATCTTGTAATATTATTTCAAGGAGATTTAGGTTTCGAACTTTTGATTTATGGGGAcatagattttgaattttgctCTCAAGGATATATAGATTATGGTTAAAGTTCCGGGTCTATTTAGTTCGATATGATAGTTTTTAGGGGGAAATAACTCGTTTTCTCGACAGATGCAAGATGCAGGAGGTGTTTGAAGGAGTCTCAAAACAACGAATCCTTCACCGTCCGATTAATTTCATCAAGggtaaaaaacataaatctaaATATCTGATCCAACGGTCGTAAAGCCACTTActcttttccttttatatattatcgTCACTATCACCTCAAAATGCCATAAGAGAAAGcaactctccttctctctctctctctacatttTCTCAGAGACAGAGAGtatctaatctctctcttctctctttccttatTATTTATCATGCGTTTCGTCAAAATTCAgtaatatttttacaatttttgatctctttctttatttctcttatcttcttaAACTTTtgagaggaaagaaaaaaaaatgtcatctGGATTTCCCGGAGGCGGTGGTGGACCGGAGTTTTACGGCGGTGGTAGATCTATGATACATGGAGGTCCTGGTACTGTAATCAACGTTGGtagtaataacaataataatcctCAACCGACGTATAGGAACCAGATTCCTGGTATTTTTCTTGATCAGATCGGGAACAGAGTCGCCGCCGGTCATGGATTCGCCGGGAAACGTACTTTAGCTGATTTTCAAGCGGCTCAACAGCAACATCAtcaacagcaacagcagcaacaacaaccgTTTTATAACCAAGCAGCTCTCAACGCGTTTCTTCTAAGGTCCGTGAAGCCTAGGAATCATCAGAATCATCTTCAATCTCCGTCGCCGGTGATCGATCTCACGTCGTTGAATGATATGAGTTTCTCTCAGCGTTACGGCTTACCGGTTCTCAGGTCTCAGACGACGCAGCAGCAATCGGATTTAGGTTTATTTGGTGGGATCCGAATGGGATTCGGGTCGGGTAATGATAATAACAATTACATGACGTTAACCGGTGTTCCTTGTATTGAACCGGTTCAGCGAAACCGGGTTCATGAATcggagaacaacaacaacatgttGAATAGTTTAAGAGAGCTTGAGAAACAGCTTTTagatgatgacgacgatgagAGTGATGCAcaaggaggaggtggtggtgatgatgacgTGTCAGTTATCACTAATTCAAATTCTGACTGGATTCAAAATCTCGTGACTCCGAATccgaatccgaatccgaacccgtaCCCGGTTACGTCTTCTTCACcgagctcttcttcttcgtcctcttcgCCTTCTACAGCTTccacgacgacgacgaaggCATCGGTATGTTCGAGGCAAACGGTTATGGAAATCGCGACGGCGATTGCGGAAGGGAAGACGGAGATAGCGTCGGAGTTACTAGCGCGTGTTTCGGAGACGCCGAGTTTGAGGAGGAACTCGGAGGAGAAGCTTGTGGATTTCATGGTGACGGCGCTCCGTTATcggattaataataataatccggCTGAGAGATTAGCTTCTCCGGCGACGGAATTGTACGGGAAGGAGCATTTGCTTTCGACTCAGTTGCTTTACGAGCTCTCTCCTTGTTTCAAACTCGGTTTCATGGCGGCGAATCTCGCAATTCTCGACTCCGCCG
It encodes the following:
- the LOC104728827 gene encoding ATP-dependent DNA helicase PIF1-like encodes the protein MAVMNGFTHVSDLKAYKTTWKIRVRIVHTWKQYTTYAGETIEMILADFKGSLIHATIKKQQFNKHQRLIVFGDWRIIENFQLSRSTGMFRATKHQYKMTIMNSTIISRCDSVSNDFYLDLASFDNILAEDGLNENILIDVVGQVVSCGEMKTSELNDKPKKRLEVILRDTRNIDPRGGLMNGTRLQITQLAEFVLEVIVITGDRVGDKVLIPRILLTPSDTKLPFKIRRRQLPLVVAFAMTINKSQGQSLDYVGLYLPRPCFSHGQFYVAVSRVTNKKGLKILIVDKEGKPQKETMNVVFKEVFQNLK
- the LOC104725760 gene encoding scarecrow-like protein 8; translation: MSSGFPGGGGGPEFYGGGRSMIHGGPGTVINVGSNNNNNPQPTYRNQIPGIFLDQIGNRVAAGHGFAGKRTLADFQAAQQQHHQQQQQQQQPFYNQAALNAFLLRSVKPRNHQNHLQSPSPVIDLTSLNDMSFSQRYGLPVLRSQTTQQQSDLGLFGGIRMGFGSGNDNNNYMTLTGVPCIEPVQRNRVHESENNNNMLNSLRELEKQLLDDDDDESDAQGGGGGDDDVSVITNSNSDWIQNLVTPNPNPNPNPYPVTSSSPSSSSSSSSPSTASTTTTKASVCSRQTVMEIATAIAEGKTEIASELLARVSETPSLRRNSEEKLVDFMVTALRYRINNNNPAERLASPATELYGKEHLLSTQLLYELSPCFKLGFMAANLAILDSAGNNDEGVMNLHVIDFDIGEGGQYVNLLHALSTRRNGINQGQKQSTKTPVVKITVVTNSEGFVVGDGGEEKLKAVGDLLSQLGDRLGISVSFYVVASLRLGDLSRESLGCEPDEPLAVNLAFKLYRVPDESVCTENPRDELLRRVKGLKPRVVTIVEQEMNSNTAPFLGRVSESCACYGALLESVESTVPSSNLDRGKVEEGIGRKLINAVACEGIDRIERCEVFGKWRMRMSMAGFELMQSSEKIAESMKSRLSNGKRVHSGFTVKEDNGGVCFGWMGRTIAVASAWR